The proteins below come from a single Psychrobacter sp. FDAARGOS_221 genomic window:
- a CDS encoding pantothenate kinase encodes MANLWLDLGNTRLKYWLTDDVGQIITCDAKQHLQAPAELLIGLTDRFSSLAPEFIGVSSVLGEEVNAQVAETLATLDISFEFVHVDACHPLLSSDYDPAQLGVDRWLQILGAVDRKKRQCIIGCGTAVTIDLTDHAHHLGGYIFPNIYLQREALYSGTKQITISQGTFNSISPGTTTSDAVHRGILLSIVGAINEIARRNPNYELTLTGGDAPILAQHLTYPIHIHENLLLNGLMRYFEQQPSVGSSAQIALNID; translated from the coding sequence ATGGCTAATCTTTGGCTTGATTTGGGCAACACCCGCCTAAAGTACTGGTTGACCGATGATGTCGGTCAAATCATTACCTGTGATGCAAAGCAGCATCTACAAGCACCGGCAGAACTATTAATAGGTCTAACCGACCGCTTTTCTAGCTTGGCACCCGAGTTTATCGGGGTATCCTCTGTGCTTGGTGAAGAGGTCAATGCTCAGGTAGCTGAGACCTTAGCCACGTTAGATATCTCCTTTGAGTTTGTACATGTCGATGCCTGTCACCCCTTATTGAGTAGTGATTACGATCCTGCTCAATTGGGTGTCGATCGTTGGTTACAGATATTAGGTGCAGTCGATCGCAAAAAGCGCCAATGCATTATTGGCTGCGGCACTGCTGTTACGATTGACTTGACCGATCATGCCCATCATCTTGGTGGCTATATTTTCCCCAATATTTATCTGCAGCGTGAGGCGTTATACTCAGGCACTAAGCAGATCACGATCAGTCAAGGCACGTTTAATAGTATTAGCCCTGGCACCACCACTTCTGACGCGGTGCACAGAGGGATTTTGTTGTCTATTGTCGGCGCTATTAATGAGATTGCCAGACGCAATCCCAACTATGAGCTGACGTTGACTGGCGGTGATGCGCCTATCTTAGCGCAGCACCTTACCTATCCGATTCATATTCATGAAAACTTACTGTTAAACGGGCTGATGCGTTATTTTGAGCAGCAACCCTCTGTTGGATCTTCAGCACAAATAGCGCTTAATATAGATTAA
- a CDS encoding alkene reductase produces the protein MAHDTLFQPLTIGAQTLKNRVFMAPLTRLRSIEPSDMPNILAAEYYSQRAGAGLIIAEATQVSAQAKGYAGAPGLHNEEQMAAWKVIVDAVHAKGGKIVVQLWHTGLVSHRSVQPEGLAPISASAVNVGVRTTLRDALGNPLRAESTTPRAATTDEIQQVIADFAQATSYAKQAGFDGVEIHGAHGYLLHQFWAQHTNQRTDNYGGSRDNRARLMLEVIEACVNAWDADHVGIRISPLGSFNNVDGGYDEDEAIWLIEQINKHNLMYLHLSEPDWAGGQPYRVEFRQRIRQAFSNTIVVAGGYSAEKAETLMQEGLIDAVAFGRDYIANPDLAERIAKGLALNEQRPESFYGGGLVGYIDYPFYSN, from the coding sequence ATGGCGCATGACACATTATTTCAACCACTCACCATTGGTGCACAAACTCTCAAAAATAGAGTATTTATGGCGCCGTTAACTCGCCTACGTTCTATTGAGCCCTCAGATATGCCCAATATTCTAGCAGCTGAATATTACTCACAGCGTGCAGGAGCAGGTTTGATTATTGCTGAGGCGACACAAGTATCGGCTCAAGCCAAAGGCTATGCTGGTGCGCCTGGTCTGCACAATGAAGAGCAGATGGCGGCTTGGAAGGTAATCGTCGACGCGGTGCACGCTAAAGGCGGTAAAATTGTGGTCCAGCTGTGGCATACCGGCTTAGTGTCGCATCGTAGCGTGCAGCCTGAGGGGTTAGCGCCAATTTCTGCTTCTGCGGTTAATGTGGGCGTACGCACCACTTTACGTGACGCATTAGGCAATCCACTACGTGCAGAGAGCACCACGCCTCGTGCAGCCACTACTGATGAAATACAGCAAGTGATTGCCGACTTTGCTCAAGCGACCAGTTATGCCAAGCAAGCTGGCTTTGATGGGGTAGAGATTCACGGTGCACATGGTTATTTATTACATCAATTCTGGGCACAGCATACCAATCAGCGTACCGATAACTATGGCGGCAGCCGTGACAATCGTGCTCGCTTGATGCTAGAAGTGATTGAGGCTTGTGTTAATGCATGGGATGCTGACCATGTAGGTATTCGTATCTCGCCACTAGGCAGCTTCAATAATGTTGATGGTGGTTATGATGAAGACGAAGCGATATGGCTAATTGAGCAGATTAATAAGCATAATCTAATGTATTTGCATTTATCAGAACCAGACTGGGCAGGTGGTCAGCCATACCGTGTTGAATTTAGACAAAGAATTCGCCAAGCCTTTAGCAATACAATCGTTGTGGCCGGTGGCTATAGTGCGGAAAAAGCGGAAACGTTGATGCAAGAGGGGCTGATTGATGCGGTTGCTTTTGGCCGTGATTATATCGCCAACCCAGACTTGGCTGAGCGTATTGCCAAAGGCTTAGCGCTGAATGAACAGCGCCCTGAAAGCTTTTATGGTGGCGGTCTAGTCGGTTATATCGACTATCCGTTTTATTCAAACTGA
- the proC gene encoding pyrroline-5-carboxylate reductase: MSELKGKKISFIGGGNMAQALISGLIGRGIKPTDITVAAPSEETRALFRSKRINTVNPKGNTETDNPKVAVESADIVVLAVKPQVMGEVLPEFADVLDKQLLISVAAGLSTETLSKMVGGYQNIVRAMPNTPSTIQKGATGLYATDSISEDDKQLAGAVMAASGLVSWVEEEEQLHAVTAVSGSAPAYFFFMIESMINAGVELGLDEKQASALAMQTALGAAQMAITSDETPAELRRKVMSPNGTTQAAVESLQQDGLDKIMKKAMQACYDRSVQISQELAQ; this comes from the coding sequence ATGTCAGAGTTAAAAGGAAAGAAAATCAGCTTTATCGGTGGCGGTAACATGGCGCAAGCCTTAATCAGTGGCCTAATTGGTCGAGGCATCAAGCCAACAGATATTACGGTTGCAGCCCCATCAGAAGAAACGCGTGCTTTATTTCGCAGTAAGAGAATCAATACGGTTAATCCAAAAGGCAATACTGAAACAGACAACCCGAAAGTTGCGGTTGAGTCTGCTGATATCGTGGTGTTAGCGGTTAAGCCACAAGTGATGGGTGAGGTACTGCCTGAGTTTGCTGACGTGTTAGACAAGCAACTATTGATTTCAGTGGCAGCAGGTCTGTCAACAGAGACACTAAGTAAGATGGTAGGCGGTTATCAAAATATTGTACGTGCCATGCCAAACACGCCTTCTACGATTCAAAAAGGGGCAACAGGTCTGTATGCCACAGACAGCATCAGTGAAGATGATAAGCAATTAGCAGGTGCAGTTATGGCCGCGTCTGGTTTGGTCAGCTGGGTTGAAGAAGAAGAGCAGCTGCATGCGGTTACTGCAGTTTCTGGTTCAGCGCCTGCCTATTTCTTCTTTATGATTGAGTCTATGATTAATGCAGGTGTTGAGCTTGGCCTTGATGAAAAACAAGCCAGTGCTTTGGCTATGCAAACCGCACTTGGTGCAGCGCAAATGGCAATCACCAGTGATGAAACGCCTGCAGAGCTACGCCGTAAGGTCATGTCACCGAATGGCACAACGCAAGCGGCAGTTGAGTCGCTACAACAAGATGGCCTAGATAAAATTATGAAAAAAGCCATGCAAGCTTGTTATGATCGCAGTGTCCAGATTAGCCAAGAGTTGGCACAATAG
- a CDS encoding nicotinate-nicotinamide nucleotide adenylyltransferase encodes MTNPDATITANPQQLPIQIYLGGSFDPVHHSHLDMLQHVAHSVANHKYSQVPAASHQSASPAQVDAYFMPTSRSPLKQNSSSPQHRLAMLQLAITDCQQHQHTFCEQAGDDSSLQPRFLISEAEIWQPPPTYSIDTLTQLRADNPSASLIFVIGADNIASLPQWRDGDKLTQLCHLWIIPRDQLQHKQQVIDLLPKSLTEQVTDSISDLKTHRQGRIYIDSVSVAPISSTAIRQAIFDGQHNIAKTALPDSVYSYIMKNNLYTPQ; translated from the coding sequence ATGACTAATCCAGACGCTACAATAACCGCTAACCCACAACAGCTTCCCATCCAAATCTATCTTGGCGGCTCTTTTGACCCGGTGCATCATAGCCATCTCGACATGTTACAACACGTGGCTCACAGTGTTGCTAACCATAAATACTCTCAAGTACCAGCGGCATCACATCAAAGCGCATCTCCTGCTCAGGTTGACGCCTATTTTATGCCTACTTCGCGCTCTCCGTTAAAGCAAAATAGCAGCAGTCCTCAGCATCGATTGGCAATGTTACAGTTGGCCATTACCGACTGTCAGCAGCATCAGCACACTTTTTGTGAGCAAGCCGGTGATGACAGCTCTCTGCAACCGCGCTTTTTAATCAGTGAGGCTGAGATTTGGCAGCCGCCACCTACCTATAGCATCGACACCTTAACCCAGCTGCGCGCTGATAACCCTTCAGCCAGTTTAATCTTTGTGATAGGTGCAGATAATATTGCCAGCCTGCCGCAGTGGCGTGATGGTGATAAACTGACCCAACTGTGCCATTTGTGGATTATCCCTCGTGATCAATTGCAACACAAACAGCAGGTTATCGACCTGTTACCTAAGTCGTTAACCGAGCAAGTAACCGACTCTATAAGTGACTTGAAAACCCATCGCCAAGGACGCATATACATAGATTCAGTCAGCGTTGCGCCTATTTCTAGCACCGCAATAAGACAAGCGATTTTCGATGGGCAGCATAATATTGCAAAAACTGCTTTGCCAGACTCTGTTTATTCGTATATTATGAAAAACAATTTGTATACACCTCAGTGA
- the rsfS gene encoding ribosome silencing factor, with protein sequence MTIESQSNTPMTDARLKVCLNMVQEALDDVKARNITVLNVAELTDVMEYMVIAEGTSKRHVNAVADQVGAIAKQAGFMPLGREGEKDSDWTLVDLGGVVVHIMTKQAREFYDLEGLWSSPEELKKLVARDLSER encoded by the coding sequence ATGACGATAGAATCACAATCAAACACACCAATGACAGATGCTAGACTGAAAGTTTGCCTGAATATGGTACAAGAAGCGCTAGATGATGTTAAAGCCAGAAATATCACGGTATTAAACGTGGCTGAACTGACCGATGTTATGGAATATATGGTCATCGCTGAAGGTACTTCAAAGCGCCACGTTAACGCGGTAGCCGATCAAGTTGGTGCTATTGCTAAGCAAGCAGGATTTATGCCACTAGGCCGTGAAGGCGAGAAAGACAGCGACTGGACTTTGGTCGATTTAGGCGGCGTTGTGGTACACATTATGACCAAACAAGCGCGTGAGTTTTATGACTTAGAAGGCCTATGGTCATCACCAGAAGAGCTGAAGAAGCTTGTGGCTCGTGATTTGAGTGAGCGCTAG
- a CDS encoding RDD family protein, translated as MSKNKLSRRPTANPAANQKQKLRPTGIDGVSVSGEPEIAKAGVRMIAIVYDGMLILALLFLVGTVLTVIGTMLTMETGVTSDQAQTLPRWYQNLVLTPAFILTLIGFYGLFWRRAGQTLGMQTWRLKTVDSNGQLLTWMLSIKRILAACVVPVMCGLIGYLLHGSRWAMLLSAFFGLIFNYAFCLFNSRGLAVHDMLSSTVTLKMPKIHHQSLLRSLRKKKGKASK; from the coding sequence ATGTCTAAAAACAAGTTATCGCGTCGTCCGACAGCAAACCCTGCCGCAAACCAAAAACAAAAGCTACGCCCAACCGGTATTGATGGGGTGAGTGTATCAGGTGAGCCGGAGATTGCGAAAGCCGGTGTGCGTATGATTGCGATTGTGTATGATGGCATGTTGATATTGGCGTTGCTGTTTTTGGTTGGTACCGTTTTAACCGTTATTGGTACCATGCTGACTATGGAAACAGGGGTCACATCAGATCAAGCGCAGACCCTGCCGCGTTGGTATCAAAACCTAGTATTAACCCCTGCATTTATTTTGACCCTGATTGGCTTCTACGGGTTGTTTTGGCGTCGTGCTGGTCAAACCTTAGGTATGCAGACTTGGCGCTTAAAGACCGTGGATAGTAACGGGCAGTTATTAACATGGATGCTGAGCATTAAGCGTATTCTCGCTGCCTGTGTGGTACCTGTGATGTGCGGTTTGATTGGTTATCTGTTACATGGCTCCCGCTGGGCAATGCTGCTTAGTGCTTTCTTCGGTTTAATTTTTAACTATGCGTTTTGTTTGTTTAACAGTCGCGGTTTAGCGGTTCATGACATGCTATCGAGTACTGTGACCCTAAAAATGCCTAAAATTCACCATCAAAGCCTACTGCGCTCGCTAAGAAAGAAAAAGGGCAAAGCCAGTAAATAA
- a CDS encoding hemerythrin domain-containing protein → MSQDNNIQLDKDIFAALIDKHEVQRDLCDKLEKETDNDKRNTIYQELKLELQAHAAAEERHLYIPVMQHDDGLDLSRHAITEHHEMDEMMETLGDGRISQETWDNTCADLIHKVRHHLKEEENEFFKQARKILDDDLQQRLGALYQVEHDEFMQKHEAE, encoded by the coding sequence ATGAGTCAGGACAATAATATTCAATTAGATAAAGATATTTTCGCCGCATTGATTGATAAGCATGAAGTGCAGCGCGATCTGTGTGACAAGCTTGAAAAAGAGACCGATAATGACAAGCGCAATACCATTTATCAGGAACTAAAGCTTGAACTACAAGCTCATGCCGCTGCCGAAGAGCGTCACTTATACATTCCGGTGATGCAGCATGACGACGGCCTTGATTTGTCACGCCACGCCATCACTGAGCACCATGAAATGGATGAGATGATGGAAACTTTGGGTGATGGTCGTATCAGCCAAGAGACCTGGGATAATACCTGTGCTGATTTAATCCATAAGGTGCGTCATCATTTAAAAGAAGAAGAGAACGAGTTTTTTAAACAAGCCCGTAAGATCTTAGATGATGATCTGCAGCAGCGTTTGGGTGCGTTATATCAAGTAGAGCATGATGAGTTTATGCAAAAGCACGAAGCTGAATAA
- a CDS encoding YggT family protein codes for MSSSFIPLFNMVISFAMLLIFIRFMLQFAGFERNHPAVAPAYKATGIVDVFGRIFPTVGDGRVSLAAVMLLFILKLIDLSGNAALAGHGYTPIRLFFEGTLSLILSFLRAARYLIIGSIIISWIVVFTQKMHPIFEIIIQMAEPILAPFRRITPNLGMLDLSPMIAIFGMLLIEIFINIIAQNLLPMVG; via the coding sequence ATGTCTAGTTCTTTTATTCCGTTGTTTAACATGGTCATCAGTTTTGCCATGTTGCTGATCTTTATTCGCTTCATGTTGCAATTTGCAGGATTTGAACGCAATCATCCGGCAGTGGCGCCTGCCTATAAGGCCACAGGTATCGTCGATGTATTTGGCCGTATCTTTCCGACAGTGGGGGATGGGCGCGTCAGTTTGGCAGCTGTGATGCTGTTGTTTATCCTAAAGCTGATTGATTTGTCAGGTAATGCGGCATTAGCAGGTCACGGTTATACCCCGATTCGTTTATTCTTTGAAGGCACATTAAGTTTAATTCTAAGTTTTTTACGTGCAGCGCGTTATTTAATTATCGGCTCCATTATTATCAGCTGGATTGTGGTGTTTACTCAAAAGATGCATCCAATTTTTGAAATTATTATTCAAATGGCTGAGCCGATACTGGCGCCTTTTCGCCGTATCACACCGAACTTAGGTATGCTTGACTTGTCACCGATGATTGCTATTTTTGGCATGTTATTGATTGAGATTTTTATCAATATTATTGCCCAAAACTTGTTGCCAATGGTCGGATAA